A window from Culex pipiens pallens isolate TS chromosome 3, TS_CPP_V2, whole genome shotgun sequence encodes these proteins:
- the LOC120418477 gene encoding nuclear factor NF-kappa-B p110 subunit isoform X3, protein MESSASSSSPSAVSTSHESAAKYYSSNSPVSSASSNMSPKSTTSETSSFNMQNLNISASFPFYDDGSSSQMQTYHFTTGHGNAADHPQIELSVPHLSILEQPVDKFRFRYQSEMHGTHGSLMGVHTEKSKKTFPSVELRGFQGEAKIRCSLFQVDPSKRAAHSHHLVIKSGEIDLIDPHDIEVNAETGYVAMFQGMGIIHTAKKNIAEELCKKIKRQRAVEMNREISLREEHQLQKEAVEMAKTMNLNQVCLCFQAFQVDPVSGMWQQLCEPVYSNAINNMKSALTGELKICRLSSTAGNVEGGEEVFMFVEKVCKNNIKIRFYELDEFDQEIWQDWGTFSEADVHHQYAIAFKTPPYRNKDITEPAEVLMQLFRPRDKCQSEPVPFKYKPRPGMLASASSSRKRQRVHSGNISSEIPTTVPNDGGLATMTAATAGSSRLPAFHQPFPMVTQSTISKEFNKSGIIQEILESNVQGHSGGPTGDITFNSGDFRDFIQCSSEDLHKLINEIGEAHEQSKLETDAVASGSGPAGGSHQEAVRLERALESYLEANRHDKDVEILRKILAIIKLFGRDYERCRELISALWMSSNKHKVNCLHMAIERRESVISCKLVELLQEFQLHDLLGLVNDRNETALHLAVSSNQVAVVESLLLAGVRISCCDYKGNSTLHCAVVENCAEALDALVSHCKRNGLRWDTANDDGYSPLQLAVMCRNLRIAKLLLDRGASPTERDLKHGNNILHIAVESDSLDLVNYILEQVDKSLSDEPNNAGYTPLQLANARHQVNASNKLIVRELLRFNPGGLLEKEPSIEDGDEDDEEAATQDDLPPPPVEAGSSESVLLSMNLTCNRVEVIQLLENHVPTAAELTPLKTVPYGEGAGAVSELFDEPCLTELCELLNQNNVWKELGSLLDFNAFFSIWEMSPNPAEMLLSYFEMQKMKLDHLIDILQALEQKEAIHCIDEMVCRNMK, encoded by the exons ATGGAGTCATCGGCTTCGTCGTCCTCACCGTCTGCCGTCAGCACTAGCCACGAGTCCGCGGCCAAGTACTACTCCAGCAATTCACCGGTCAGCAGTGCGTCCAGTAATATGTCCCCAAAGTCAACGACGAGCGAAACCAGTTCCTTCAACATGCAAAATCTGAACATTTCCGCCAGCTTCCCGTTCTACGACGACGGTAGCAGCAGCCAGATGCAGACGTACCACTTCACCACCGGACACGGAAATG cgGCAGATCATCCCCAGATCGAGCTGTCCGTGCCGCACCTGAGCATCCTAGAGCAACCGGTTGACAAGTTCCGCTTCCGGTACCAGTCGGAGATGCACGGCACACACGGTTCTCTCATGGGCGTCCACACGGAAAAGAGCAAGAAAACCTTCCCGTCCGTTGAGCTGCGTGGCTTCCAGGGTGAAGCCAAGATCCGCTGCTCGCTGTTCCAGGTTGACCCGTCCAAGCGGGCCGCCCACTCGCACCATCTGGTAATCAAGAGTGGTGAAATCGATCTGATCGATCCGCACGACATCGAGGTGAACGCCGAGACCGGGTACGTGGCCATGTTCCAGGGCATGGGAATCATCCACACCGCCAAAAAGAACATCGCCGAGGAGTTGTGCAAGAAGATCAAACGGCAGCGGGCCGTTGAGATGAACCGGGAAATTAGCCTGCGGGAGGAACACCAGCTGCAGAAGGAAGCGGTCGAGATGGCCAAGACGATGAACCTGAACCAGGTGTGCCTGTGCTTCCAGGCGTTCCAGGTGGACCCGGTGAGCGGGATGTGGCAGCAGCTGTGCGAGCCGGTGTACTCGAATGCCATTAATAATATGA AAAGTGCCCTCACGGGAGAATTGAAAATCTGTCGGTTGAGCTCGACTGCCGGAAACGTCGAAGGTGGTGAGGAAGTCTTCATGTTTGTGGAGAAAGTGTGTAAAA ATAACATCAAGATCCGATTCTATGAATTGGACGAGTTCGACCAGGAGATCTGGCAGGACTGGGGCACCTTCTCGGAGGCGGACGTGCACCACCAGTACGCGATCGCGTTCAAAACGCCCCCGTACCGCAACAAGGACATCACCGAGCCGGCCGAGGTGCTGATGCAGCTGTTCCGGCCCCGGGACAAGTGCCAAAGCGAACCGGTGCCCTTCAAGTACAAACCCCGGCCGGGAATGCTGGCCAGCGCAAGTTCGTCCCGCAAACGGCAGCGCGTCCACTCGGGGAACATTTCCAGCGAGATTCCGACGACGGTCCCGAACGACGGTGGACTGGCAACGATGACGGCGGCCACGGCCGGATCCAGCCGGCTACCAGCGTTCCATCAGCCCTTCCCGATGGTCACCCAGAGCACCATCAGCAAGGAGTTCAACAAGTCGGGCATTATTCAGGAAATTTTGGAGAGCAATGTGCAGGGCCATTCCGGCGGTCCAACCGGGGACATCACGTTCAATTCCGGTGACTTTAGGGATTTCATTCAATGCAGCTCGGAAG ACCTGCACAAATTGATCAACGAAATTGGCGAAGCCCACGAGCAATCAAAACTTGAAACGGATGCCGTGGCCAGTGGCAGTGGGCCAGCTGGTGGTTCCCACCAGGAGGCGGTTCGGCTCGAGCGAGCTCTCGAGAGTTACCTCGAGGCGAACCGGCACGACAAAGATGTGGAAATTCTGCGCAAAATTCTAGCCATTATTAAATTGTTTGGGCGGGACTACGAGCGGTGTCGGGAGCTCATTTCGGCACTGTGGATGTCGTCCAACAAGCACAAAGTCAA CTGTCTCCACATGGCCATCGAGCGCCGAGAATCGGTCATATCATGCAAGCTCGTCGAGCTGCTGCAAGAGTTTCAACTCCACGACCTGTTGGGACTGGTGAACGACCGCAACGAAACGGCCCTTCATCTGGCGGTTTCCTCCAACCAGGTCGCCGTCGTCGAGAGTCTGCTGCTGGCCGGTGTCCGCATCAGCTGCTGCGACTACAAGGGCAATTCCACCCTGCACTGCGCCGTCGTGGAAAACTGTGCCGAAGCCTTAGACGCACTGGTTAGTCACTGCAAGCGAAATGGGCTTCGGTGGGACACGGCCAACGACGATGGCTATTCACCGCTACAGTTGGCCGTAATGTGTCGAAATTTGCGAATCGCGAAGCTGTTGCTGGACCGCGGAGCGTCGCCCACGGAACGAGATCTGAAGCATGGTAACAATATCCTGCACATTGCGGTGGAGAGT GATTCTCTGGACCTGGTCAACTACATCCTGGAGCAAGTGGACAAGTCACTCAGCGACGAACCCAACAACGCCGGCTACACGCCGCTGCAGCTGGCCAACGCCAGGCACCAGGTCAACGCGAGCAACAAATTGATCGTACGGGAACTGTTACGGTTCAACCCGGGTGGCCTGCTGGAGAAGGAACCCTCGATCGAGGATGGCGACGAAGACGATGAAGAAGCTGCGACTCAGGATGACCTGCCACCGCCACCGGTGGAAGCTGGAAGCTCGGAAAGTGTGCTGCTTTCGATGAATCTGACCTGCAATCGGGTTGAGGTAATTCAGCTGTTGGAGAATCATGTACCGACAGCTGCTGAATTGACCCCGCTGAAGACGGTGCCCTACGGCGAGGGTGCTGGCGCTGTGAGCGAGCTGTTTGATGAGCCATGCCTTACGGAGCTGTGTGAATTgctgaatcaaaataatgtttggAAGGAGCTGGGATCGTTGCTGGATTTCAATGCGTTTTTCTCCATCTGGGAAATGTCGCCGAACCCCGCCGAGATGCTTCTGAGCTACTTTGAG ATGCAGAAAATGAAGCTGGACCACCTGATTGACATTCTCCAGGCGCTGGAACAGAAGGAAGCGATTCACTGCATCGACGAGATGGTTTGTCGGAACATGAAGTAA
- the LOC120418477 gene encoding nuclear factor NF-kappa-B p110 subunit isoform X2, with translation MSTLLNLDSYRHEQFEQHLQQPLSSSPTYSVLSMESSASSSSPSAVSTSHESAAKYYSSNSPVSSASSNMSPKSTTSETSSFNMQNLNISASFPFYDDGSSSQMQTYHFTTGHGNAADHPQIELSVPHLSILEQPVDKFRFRYQSEMHGTHGSLMGVHTEKSKKTFPSVELRGFQGEAKIRCSLFQVDPSKRAAHSHHLVIKSGEIDLIDPHDIEVNAETGYVAMFQGMGIIHTAKKNIAEELCKKIKRQRAVEMNREISLREEHQLQKEAVEMAKTMNLNQVCLCFQAFQVDPVSGMWQQLCEPVYSNAINNMKSALTGELKICRLSSTAGNVEGGEEVFMFVEKVCKNNIKIRFYELDEFDQEIWQDWGTFSEADVHHQYAIAFKTPPYRNKDITEPAEVLMQLFRPRDKCQSEPVPFKYKPRPGMLASASSSRKRQRVHSGNISSEIPTTVPNDGGLATMTAATAGSSRLPAFHQPFPMVTQSTISKEFNKSGIIQEILESNVQGHSGGPTGDITFNSGDFRDFIQCSSEDLHKLINEIGEAHEQSKLETDAVASGSGPAGGSHQEAVRLERALESYLEANRHDKDVEILRKILAIIKLFGRDYERCRELISALWMSSNKHKVNCLHMAIERRESVISCKLVELLQEFQLHDLLGLVNDRNETALHLAVSSNQVAVVESLLLAGVRISCCDYKGNSTLHCAVVENCAEALDALVSHCKRNGLRWDTANDDGYSPLQLAVMCRNLRIAKLLLDRGASPTERDLKHGNNILHIAVESDSLDLVNYILEQVDKSLSDEPNNAGYTPLQLANARHQVNASNKLIVRELLRFNPGGLLEKEPSIEDGDEDDEEAATQDDLPPPPVEAGSSESVLLSMNLTCNRVEVIQLLENHVPTAAELTPLKTVPYGEGAGAVSELFDEPCLTELCELLNQNNVWKELGSLLDFNAFFSIWEMSPNPAEMLLSYFEMQKMKLDHLIDILQALEQKEAIHCIDEMVCRNMK, from the exons AGCAACATCTGCAGCAGCCGCTCTCGTCCTCGCCGACCTACTCGGTGCTGTCGATGGAGTCATCGGCTTCGTCGTCCTCACCGTCTGCCGTCAGCACTAGCCACGAGTCCGCGGCCAAGTACTACTCCAGCAATTCACCGGTCAGCAGTGCGTCCAGTAATATGTCCCCAAAGTCAACGACGAGCGAAACCAGTTCCTTCAACATGCAAAATCTGAACATTTCCGCCAGCTTCCCGTTCTACGACGACGGTAGCAGCAGCCAGATGCAGACGTACCACTTCACCACCGGACACGGAAATG cgGCAGATCATCCCCAGATCGAGCTGTCCGTGCCGCACCTGAGCATCCTAGAGCAACCGGTTGACAAGTTCCGCTTCCGGTACCAGTCGGAGATGCACGGCACACACGGTTCTCTCATGGGCGTCCACACGGAAAAGAGCAAGAAAACCTTCCCGTCCGTTGAGCTGCGTGGCTTCCAGGGTGAAGCCAAGATCCGCTGCTCGCTGTTCCAGGTTGACCCGTCCAAGCGGGCCGCCCACTCGCACCATCTGGTAATCAAGAGTGGTGAAATCGATCTGATCGATCCGCACGACATCGAGGTGAACGCCGAGACCGGGTACGTGGCCATGTTCCAGGGCATGGGAATCATCCACACCGCCAAAAAGAACATCGCCGAGGAGTTGTGCAAGAAGATCAAACGGCAGCGGGCCGTTGAGATGAACCGGGAAATTAGCCTGCGGGAGGAACACCAGCTGCAGAAGGAAGCGGTCGAGATGGCCAAGACGATGAACCTGAACCAGGTGTGCCTGTGCTTCCAGGCGTTCCAGGTGGACCCGGTGAGCGGGATGTGGCAGCAGCTGTGCGAGCCGGTGTACTCGAATGCCATTAATAATATGA AAAGTGCCCTCACGGGAGAATTGAAAATCTGTCGGTTGAGCTCGACTGCCGGAAACGTCGAAGGTGGTGAGGAAGTCTTCATGTTTGTGGAGAAAGTGTGTAAAA ATAACATCAAGATCCGATTCTATGAATTGGACGAGTTCGACCAGGAGATCTGGCAGGACTGGGGCACCTTCTCGGAGGCGGACGTGCACCACCAGTACGCGATCGCGTTCAAAACGCCCCCGTACCGCAACAAGGACATCACCGAGCCGGCCGAGGTGCTGATGCAGCTGTTCCGGCCCCGGGACAAGTGCCAAAGCGAACCGGTGCCCTTCAAGTACAAACCCCGGCCGGGAATGCTGGCCAGCGCAAGTTCGTCCCGCAAACGGCAGCGCGTCCACTCGGGGAACATTTCCAGCGAGATTCCGACGACGGTCCCGAACGACGGTGGACTGGCAACGATGACGGCGGCCACGGCCGGATCCAGCCGGCTACCAGCGTTCCATCAGCCCTTCCCGATGGTCACCCAGAGCACCATCAGCAAGGAGTTCAACAAGTCGGGCATTATTCAGGAAATTTTGGAGAGCAATGTGCAGGGCCATTCCGGCGGTCCAACCGGGGACATCACGTTCAATTCCGGTGACTTTAGGGATTTCATTCAATGCAGCTCGGAAG ACCTGCACAAATTGATCAACGAAATTGGCGAAGCCCACGAGCAATCAAAACTTGAAACGGATGCCGTGGCCAGTGGCAGTGGGCCAGCTGGTGGTTCCCACCAGGAGGCGGTTCGGCTCGAGCGAGCTCTCGAGAGTTACCTCGAGGCGAACCGGCACGACAAAGATGTGGAAATTCTGCGCAAAATTCTAGCCATTATTAAATTGTTTGGGCGGGACTACGAGCGGTGTCGGGAGCTCATTTCGGCACTGTGGATGTCGTCCAACAAGCACAAAGTCAA CTGTCTCCACATGGCCATCGAGCGCCGAGAATCGGTCATATCATGCAAGCTCGTCGAGCTGCTGCAAGAGTTTCAACTCCACGACCTGTTGGGACTGGTGAACGACCGCAACGAAACGGCCCTTCATCTGGCGGTTTCCTCCAACCAGGTCGCCGTCGTCGAGAGTCTGCTGCTGGCCGGTGTCCGCATCAGCTGCTGCGACTACAAGGGCAATTCCACCCTGCACTGCGCCGTCGTGGAAAACTGTGCCGAAGCCTTAGACGCACTGGTTAGTCACTGCAAGCGAAATGGGCTTCGGTGGGACACGGCCAACGACGATGGCTATTCACCGCTACAGTTGGCCGTAATGTGTCGAAATTTGCGAATCGCGAAGCTGTTGCTGGACCGCGGAGCGTCGCCCACGGAACGAGATCTGAAGCATGGTAACAATATCCTGCACATTGCGGTGGAGAGT GATTCTCTGGACCTGGTCAACTACATCCTGGAGCAAGTGGACAAGTCACTCAGCGACGAACCCAACAACGCCGGCTACACGCCGCTGCAGCTGGCCAACGCCAGGCACCAGGTCAACGCGAGCAACAAATTGATCGTACGGGAACTGTTACGGTTCAACCCGGGTGGCCTGCTGGAGAAGGAACCCTCGATCGAGGATGGCGACGAAGACGATGAAGAAGCTGCGACTCAGGATGACCTGCCACCGCCACCGGTGGAAGCTGGAAGCTCGGAAAGTGTGCTGCTTTCGATGAATCTGACCTGCAATCGGGTTGAGGTAATTCAGCTGTTGGAGAATCATGTACCGACAGCTGCTGAATTGACCCCGCTGAAGACGGTGCCCTACGGCGAGGGTGCTGGCGCTGTGAGCGAGCTGTTTGATGAGCCATGCCTTACGGAGCTGTGTGAATTgctgaatcaaaataatgtttggAAGGAGCTGGGATCGTTGCTGGATTTCAATGCGTTTTTCTCCATCTGGGAAATGTCGCCGAACCCCGCCGAGATGCTTCTGAGCTACTTTGAG ATGCAGAAAATGAAGCTGGACCACCTGATTGACATTCTCCAGGCGCTGGAACAGAAGGAAGCGATTCACTGCATCGACGAGATGGTTTGTCGGAACATGAAGTAA
- the LOC120418481 gene encoding myosin light chain kinase, smooth muscle-like gives MIKVDENYPAQELAPAFPYRQVQLKQEVDPRQSFDILPELGRGTFGTVFLCRDKASGLELAAKIVPCKKKKERTDALREIDIMSCLHHPRLIQLYDAFDYENKVYVILELVQGGELFERVIDDDFVLTEKACAVFMKQICEGMEYIHSRSIIHLDMKPENILCLTKTGNRIKIIDFGFARRYDKNKKLQVMFGTPEFTAPEVLNYDEIYFYTDMWSLGVICYVLLSGLSPFVGGNDLATMNNVNSGKFSFKYSSFEAVSEDAKDFVRKLLVRDGTQRLTARQALQHKWLAETTTAQSTTELSITKTKLKRYVIKKRWTKAVNTIIALRRMGARIDFDLV, from the exons AACTCGCCCCGGCCTTCCCGTACCGGCAGGTTCAACTCAAGCAGGAGGTCGACCCGCGCCAGTCGTTCGACATTCTGCCCGAGCTGGGCCGGGGCACCTTCGGCACGGTGTTCCTGTGCCGGGACAAAGCCAGCGGGCTCGAGCTGGCCGCCAAAATCGTACCCTGCAAGAAGAAAAAGGAACGCACCGACGCTCTGCGGGAGATCGACATCATGAGCTGCCTGCACCACCCGCGGCTGATCCAGCTGTACGATGCGTTCGACTACGAGAACAAAGTTTATGTGATACTAGAACT agtcCAAGGTGGTGAGCTGTTTGAGCGGGTCATAGACGACGACTTTGTGCTGACCGAGAAAGCGTGCGCCGTCTTCATGAAACAGATCTGCGAAGGCATGGAGTACATCCACAGTCGGAGTATAATTCATCTGGACATGAAG CCGGAAAACATCCTCTGCCTAACAAAGACTGGAAATCGAATCAAAATCATCGATTTTGGTTTTGCCAGACGatatgacaaaaataaaaagcttcag GTCATGTTCGGTACCCCGGAGTTCACAGCTCCGGAGGTGTTAAATTACGATGAAATCTACTTCTACACCGACATGTGGAGCTTGGGAGTGATATGCTATGTGCT CTTGTCGGGTCTGTCGCCGTTCGTGGGTGGGAACGATCTGGCCACCATGAACAATGTCAACAGTGGCAAGTTTTCGTTCAAGTACAGCTCGTTCGAGGCCGTGTCCGAGGACGCCAAGGACTTTGTGCGGAAGCTGCTGGTCCGGGACGGGACCCAGCGGTTGACCGCCCGGCAGGCCCTCCAGCACAAGTGGCTCGCGGAGACGACGACGGCCCAGAGCACGACCGAACTGtctataacaaaaacaaaattgaaacgttATGTTATTAAGAAACGGTGGACCAAGGCGGTCAACACGATCATCGCGCTCCGGCGGATGGGCGCCCGGATCGACTTTGATCTGGTTTGA
- the LOC120418477 gene encoding nuclear factor NF-kappa-B p110 subunit isoform X1, which produces MFTYGVSLTQFCRHLREQHLQQPLSSSPTYSVLSMESSASSSSPSAVSTSHESAAKYYSSNSPVSSASSNMSPKSTTSETSSFNMQNLNISASFPFYDDGSSSQMQTYHFTTGHGNAADHPQIELSVPHLSILEQPVDKFRFRYQSEMHGTHGSLMGVHTEKSKKTFPSVELRGFQGEAKIRCSLFQVDPSKRAAHSHHLVIKSGEIDLIDPHDIEVNAETGYVAMFQGMGIIHTAKKNIAEELCKKIKRQRAVEMNREISLREEHQLQKEAVEMAKTMNLNQVCLCFQAFQVDPVSGMWQQLCEPVYSNAINNMKSALTGELKICRLSSTAGNVEGGEEVFMFVEKVCKNNIKIRFYELDEFDQEIWQDWGTFSEADVHHQYAIAFKTPPYRNKDITEPAEVLMQLFRPRDKCQSEPVPFKYKPRPGMLASASSSRKRQRVHSGNISSEIPTTVPNDGGLATMTAATAGSSRLPAFHQPFPMVTQSTISKEFNKSGIIQEILESNVQGHSGGPTGDITFNSGDFRDFIQCSSEDLHKLINEIGEAHEQSKLETDAVASGSGPAGGSHQEAVRLERALESYLEANRHDKDVEILRKILAIIKLFGRDYERCRELISALWMSSNKHKVNCLHMAIERRESVISCKLVELLQEFQLHDLLGLVNDRNETALHLAVSSNQVAVVESLLLAGVRISCCDYKGNSTLHCAVVENCAEALDALVSHCKRNGLRWDTANDDGYSPLQLAVMCRNLRIAKLLLDRGASPTERDLKHGNNILHIAVESDSLDLVNYILEQVDKSLSDEPNNAGYTPLQLANARHQVNASNKLIVRELLRFNPGGLLEKEPSIEDGDEDDEEAATQDDLPPPPVEAGSSESVLLSMNLTCNRVEVIQLLENHVPTAAELTPLKTVPYGEGAGAVSELFDEPCLTELCELLNQNNVWKELGSLLDFNAFFSIWEMSPNPAEMLLSYFEMQKMKLDHLIDILQALEQKEAIHCIDEMVCRNMK; this is translated from the exons AGCAACATCTGCAGCAGCCGCTCTCGTCCTCGCCGACCTACTCGGTGCTGTCGATGGAGTCATCGGCTTCGTCGTCCTCACCGTCTGCCGTCAGCACTAGCCACGAGTCCGCGGCCAAGTACTACTCCAGCAATTCACCGGTCAGCAGTGCGTCCAGTAATATGTCCCCAAAGTCAACGACGAGCGAAACCAGTTCCTTCAACATGCAAAATCTGAACATTTCCGCCAGCTTCCCGTTCTACGACGACGGTAGCAGCAGCCAGATGCAGACGTACCACTTCACCACCGGACACGGAAATG cgGCAGATCATCCCCAGATCGAGCTGTCCGTGCCGCACCTGAGCATCCTAGAGCAACCGGTTGACAAGTTCCGCTTCCGGTACCAGTCGGAGATGCACGGCACACACGGTTCTCTCATGGGCGTCCACACGGAAAAGAGCAAGAAAACCTTCCCGTCCGTTGAGCTGCGTGGCTTCCAGGGTGAAGCCAAGATCCGCTGCTCGCTGTTCCAGGTTGACCCGTCCAAGCGGGCCGCCCACTCGCACCATCTGGTAATCAAGAGTGGTGAAATCGATCTGATCGATCCGCACGACATCGAGGTGAACGCCGAGACCGGGTACGTGGCCATGTTCCAGGGCATGGGAATCATCCACACCGCCAAAAAGAACATCGCCGAGGAGTTGTGCAAGAAGATCAAACGGCAGCGGGCCGTTGAGATGAACCGGGAAATTAGCCTGCGGGAGGAACACCAGCTGCAGAAGGAAGCGGTCGAGATGGCCAAGACGATGAACCTGAACCAGGTGTGCCTGTGCTTCCAGGCGTTCCAGGTGGACCCGGTGAGCGGGATGTGGCAGCAGCTGTGCGAGCCGGTGTACTCGAATGCCATTAATAATATGA AAAGTGCCCTCACGGGAGAATTGAAAATCTGTCGGTTGAGCTCGACTGCCGGAAACGTCGAAGGTGGTGAGGAAGTCTTCATGTTTGTGGAGAAAGTGTGTAAAA ATAACATCAAGATCCGATTCTATGAATTGGACGAGTTCGACCAGGAGATCTGGCAGGACTGGGGCACCTTCTCGGAGGCGGACGTGCACCACCAGTACGCGATCGCGTTCAAAACGCCCCCGTACCGCAACAAGGACATCACCGAGCCGGCCGAGGTGCTGATGCAGCTGTTCCGGCCCCGGGACAAGTGCCAAAGCGAACCGGTGCCCTTCAAGTACAAACCCCGGCCGGGAATGCTGGCCAGCGCAAGTTCGTCCCGCAAACGGCAGCGCGTCCACTCGGGGAACATTTCCAGCGAGATTCCGACGACGGTCCCGAACGACGGTGGACTGGCAACGATGACGGCGGCCACGGCCGGATCCAGCCGGCTACCAGCGTTCCATCAGCCCTTCCCGATGGTCACCCAGAGCACCATCAGCAAGGAGTTCAACAAGTCGGGCATTATTCAGGAAATTTTGGAGAGCAATGTGCAGGGCCATTCCGGCGGTCCAACCGGGGACATCACGTTCAATTCCGGTGACTTTAGGGATTTCATTCAATGCAGCTCGGAAG ACCTGCACAAATTGATCAACGAAATTGGCGAAGCCCACGAGCAATCAAAACTTGAAACGGATGCCGTGGCCAGTGGCAGTGGGCCAGCTGGTGGTTCCCACCAGGAGGCGGTTCGGCTCGAGCGAGCTCTCGAGAGTTACCTCGAGGCGAACCGGCACGACAAAGATGTGGAAATTCTGCGCAAAATTCTAGCCATTATTAAATTGTTTGGGCGGGACTACGAGCGGTGTCGGGAGCTCATTTCGGCACTGTGGATGTCGTCCAACAAGCACAAAGTCAA CTGTCTCCACATGGCCATCGAGCGCCGAGAATCGGTCATATCATGCAAGCTCGTCGAGCTGCTGCAAGAGTTTCAACTCCACGACCTGTTGGGACTGGTGAACGACCGCAACGAAACGGCCCTTCATCTGGCGGTTTCCTCCAACCAGGTCGCCGTCGTCGAGAGTCTGCTGCTGGCCGGTGTCCGCATCAGCTGCTGCGACTACAAGGGCAATTCCACCCTGCACTGCGCCGTCGTGGAAAACTGTGCCGAAGCCTTAGACGCACTGGTTAGTCACTGCAAGCGAAATGGGCTTCGGTGGGACACGGCCAACGACGATGGCTATTCACCGCTACAGTTGGCCGTAATGTGTCGAAATTTGCGAATCGCGAAGCTGTTGCTGGACCGCGGAGCGTCGCCCACGGAACGAGATCTGAAGCATGGTAACAATATCCTGCACATTGCGGTGGAGAGT GATTCTCTGGACCTGGTCAACTACATCCTGGAGCAAGTGGACAAGTCACTCAGCGACGAACCCAACAACGCCGGCTACACGCCGCTGCAGCTGGCCAACGCCAGGCACCAGGTCAACGCGAGCAACAAATTGATCGTACGGGAACTGTTACGGTTCAACCCGGGTGGCCTGCTGGAGAAGGAACCCTCGATCGAGGATGGCGACGAAGACGATGAAGAAGCTGCGACTCAGGATGACCTGCCACCGCCACCGGTGGAAGCTGGAAGCTCGGAAAGTGTGCTGCTTTCGATGAATCTGACCTGCAATCGGGTTGAGGTAATTCAGCTGTTGGAGAATCATGTACCGACAGCTGCTGAATTGACCCCGCTGAAGACGGTGCCCTACGGCGAGGGTGCTGGCGCTGTGAGCGAGCTGTTTGATGAGCCATGCCTTACGGAGCTGTGTGAATTgctgaatcaaaataatgtttggAAGGAGCTGGGATCGTTGCTGGATTTCAATGCGTTTTTCTCCATCTGGGAAATGTCGCCGAACCCCGCCGAGATGCTTCTGAGCTACTTTGAG ATGCAGAAAATGAAGCTGGACCACCTGATTGACATTCTCCAGGCGCTGGAACAGAAGGAAGCGATTCACTGCATCGACGAGATGGTTTGTCGGAACATGAAGTAA